A section of the Halostella salina genome encodes:
- a CDS encoding helix-turn-helix domain-containing protein, giving the protein MATIAEFTVPADAFPLGRLFEDLPAAAIELDRIVPTGDAIVPYVWVRDAAAEDVEAAIRSHPDLAGMELVDTTPAVSLYRIEWGADAKGIISCITDSDASLLRASGTATEWSFELRGDDATAIAGFRRRCRECGIDVELTHLHALSEDEMGGRYDLTPEQRETLLLAFEEGYYDEPSGTTLQELADQLGISRPSVSARLKRGYRNLVGTTLVHGTDIDE; this is encoded by the coding sequence ATGGCCACGATAGCGGAGTTCACGGTACCCGCCGACGCCTTCCCGCTGGGTCGCCTGTTCGAGGACCTCCCGGCGGCGGCGATCGAACTCGACCGCATCGTCCCGACCGGCGACGCGATCGTCCCGTACGTCTGGGTCCGGGATGCGGCGGCGGAGGACGTGGAGGCCGCCATCCGCTCGCACCCGGACCTGGCCGGGATGGAACTGGTCGACACGACGCCGGCGGTGTCGCTGTACCGGATCGAGTGGGGGGCCGACGCCAAGGGGATCATCTCCTGTATCACCGACAGCGACGCGTCGCTCCTGCGCGCGAGCGGCACGGCGACGGAGTGGTCGTTCGAACTCCGCGGCGACGACGCCACCGCGATCGCGGGGTTTCGGCGCCGCTGCAGGGAGTGTGGGATCGACGTGGAACTCACGCACCTCCACGCGCTCTCGGAGGACGAGATGGGGGGCCGCTACGACCTGACGCCGGAGCAGCGGGAGACGCTCCTGCTCGCCTTCGAGGAGGGGTACTACGACGAGCCGAGCGGGACGACGCTACAGGAACTGGCCGACCAGCTCGGCATCTCGCGGCCCTCGGTGTCGGCGCGGCTGAAGCGCGGCTACCGGAACCTCGTCGGGACTACGCTGGTTCACGGGACGGACATCGACGAGTAA
- a CDS encoding ribose-phosphate diphosphokinase, with translation MILSGSASQSLAAELAAELDEPLAPVEFERFPDGELIARIGDATPDRAVVVASTPTSDAHVELLQLQDAAREAGASEVVTVLPYMGYARQDAAFAPGEPVSARAVARAISAGTDRTLVVNPHEDAVRDFFDPTATVVDASPRLAEPLPADLVDPVFLSPDEGALDIAAAVRDAYGAGETDFFEKTRRSGSEVDISPRDAAVEGRDVVVTDDIIATGSTMSEAVGILADRGAARVFVACVHPLLARNAPTKLSRAGVETVYGTDTLERAASEVTVAPAVAAHL, from the coding sequence ATGATACTCAGCGGCTCCGCGTCCCAGTCCCTGGCGGCCGAGCTGGCCGCCGAACTCGACGAGCCGCTCGCCCCCGTCGAGTTCGAACGGTTTCCCGACGGCGAACTGATCGCCCGGATCGGCGACGCCACGCCGGACCGGGCCGTCGTGGTCGCGTCGACGCCGACCAGCGACGCCCACGTCGAACTGCTCCAGCTACAGGACGCCGCCCGCGAGGCGGGCGCGAGCGAAGTCGTCACCGTCCTGCCGTACATGGGGTACGCGCGGCAGGACGCGGCGTTCGCCCCGGGCGAGCCGGTGTCGGCTCGCGCCGTCGCTCGGGCGATCAGCGCCGGGACGGACCGGACGCTCGTCGTGAACCCACACGAGGACGCGGTCCGTGACTTCTTCGACCCGACCGCGACGGTCGTCGACGCGTCGCCCCGGCTCGCCGAGCCGCTCCCGGCCGACCTCGTCGACCCCGTCTTCCTCTCGCCGGACGAGGGCGCGCTCGACATCGCGGCGGCCGTCCGCGACGCGTACGGCGCGGGCGAGACGGACTTCTTCGAGAAGACCCGCCGTTCGGGCTCGGAGGTGGATATCTCGCCACGCGACGCGGCGGTCGAGGGGCGGGACGTGGTCGTCACCGACGACATCATCGCGACCGGGTCGACGATGAGCGAGGCGGTCGGCATCCTCGCCGACCGGGGCGCGGCGCGCGTGTTCGTCGCCTGCGTCCATCCGCTGCTGGCCCGGAACGCGCCGACGAAGCTCTCCCGTGCGGGCGTCGAGACCGTCTACGGGACGGACACGCTGGAACGCGCGGCCAGCGAGGTGACGGTCGCGCCGGCGGTCGCGGCCCACCTGTAG
- a CDS encoding BMP family lipoprotein gives MAGKGPQYDRRRILTGAGSAGLASLAGCAAAREALLGSSDDGDAEAADDENDGNEFDDNVRADANAYIGMVYSTGGLDDKSFNDLAHRGVQRMKLERGISFAYREPSSPEEMPGYQQEFAESTSPNYDLVCCIGFDHVSGLQENADEFPDQKFAIVDSVVDKDNVASYAFKEHQGSFLGGYLAAGLTSRDVAAGSGETRPDASTVGFVGGIETEVIRRFEAGFLAGVDHHEADVDVLTEYVGGFGDIEGGKAAAERMYDEGADIVYHAAGGTGLGVFQAAQERGRFALGVDSDQSRSNPRYSDVIVASMTKQVHTAVSRAIASVLDDEFQGGSVVELGLEADGVSLVYGSQLGSAVPNELQTEIEDIQASIVSGDIEVPRQP, from the coding sequence ATGGCAGGTAAGGGGCCACAATACGACAGACGCCGGATCTTGACCGGGGCCGGGAGCGCCGGCCTCGCGTCCCTCGCCGGTTGTGCGGCTGCGCGGGAGGCGCTTCTCGGAAGCAGCGACGACGGCGACGCGGAGGCGGCCGACGACGAAAACGACGGCAACGAGTTCGACGACAACGTCCGCGCCGACGCGAACGCGTACATCGGCATGGTGTACTCGACCGGCGGTCTGGACGACAAATCGTTCAACGACCTGGCCCACCGTGGCGTGCAACGCATGAAGCTCGAACGGGGCATCTCCTTCGCCTACCGGGAGCCGTCGAGCCCCGAGGAGATGCCGGGGTACCAGCAGGAGTTCGCCGAGTCGACCTCGCCGAACTACGACCTCGTCTGCTGTATCGGGTTCGACCACGTGAGCGGCCTACAGGAGAACGCCGACGAGTTCCCCGACCAGAAGTTCGCAATCGTCGACTCCGTCGTCGACAAGGACAACGTCGCGAGCTACGCGTTCAAGGAGCATCAGGGCTCGTTCCTCGGCGGCTACCTCGCCGCGGGGCTGACGAGCCGCGACGTCGCGGCCGGGAGTGGCGAGACGCGACCCGACGCGTCGACCGTCGGCTTCGTCGGCGGCATCGAAACCGAGGTGATACGGCGGTTCGAGGCCGGCTTCCTCGCCGGCGTCGACCACCACGAGGCCGACGTGGACGTGCTCACCGAGTACGTCGGCGGGTTCGGCGACATCGAGGGCGGGAAGGCCGCCGCCGAGCGCATGTACGACGAGGGCGCGGACATCGTCTACCACGCCGCCGGCGGGACCGGACTCGGCGTGTTCCAGGCCGCACAGGAGCGCGGCCGCTTCGCGCTCGGGGTCGACTCCGACCAGTCGCGGTCGAACCCGCGCTACTCCGACGTGATCGTCGCCAGCATGACCAAGCAGGTCCACACGGCCGTCTCACGGGCGATCGCGAGCGTCCTCGACGACGAGTTCCAGGGCGGCTCCGTGGTCGAACTCGGTCTCGAGGCGGACGGCGTCTCGCTCGTCTACGGCAGCCAACTCGGGAGCGCGGTCCCGAACGAACTGCAAACCGAGATCGAGGACATCCAGGCATCGATCGTCTCGGGCGACATCGAAGTCCCTCGACAGCCTTAG
- a CDS encoding spermidine synthase, with protein sequence MGSISDRVPATPSKPGTAVFVSGVASMGLEILAGRVVAPQFGSSIYTWGSIIGVFLAALSLGYYVGGKRAAVEATHEQMAVLLAATAGYVAVLIFAGELLLAGAAAFPLPPRYASVPAIVLLFGPPTYLLGFISPYGAELTKKEGIGAASGHVYAVGTVGSIVGAFGTTYFLIPSLSVDLIALVFGASLVVTAAWLLLPSPSRRPAATVAVVTLLLVAAVLAPAVGYSVRGEVVYQTQTPYQELEVIDSGDTRTLYLDGQRHSAMDKDDPTRHVFEYTRYFHVPMLVADDVDRVLFIGGGGFSGPKRFAAEYNATVDVVEIDPEVIDVAKEYFRVEEGDGLNIYNAGGRQYLQDTEKTYDLIVLDAYKRDKVPFQLTTVEFMQLANDRLDEDGVLLANVISARSGPASKFYRAQYKTMNEAFPQVYAFPTAGAASVQNIELMATKGDEQVTEAFLRERNRQRDVGLNLSDEIDNFQRTTDTDGVPVLRDDRAPVDSLLEPMAGQRYVVEQTGDGGNESAAASPSVLRADAARSPAFPG encoded by the coding sequence ATGGGAAGCATCTCCGACCGCGTCCCTGCGACCCCGTCGAAGCCGGGGACGGCGGTGTTCGTCTCCGGCGTCGCCAGCATGGGACTGGAGATACTCGCCGGGCGCGTCGTCGCCCCGCAGTTCGGGAGCAGCATCTACACCTGGGGGAGCATCATCGGCGTGTTCCTCGCCGCGCTGAGCCTCGGCTACTACGTGGGCGGAAAGCGCGCCGCCGTCGAGGCGACCCACGAGCAGATGGCCGTCCTGCTGGCCGCGACCGCCGGCTACGTCGCCGTGCTGATCTTCGCGGGCGAACTCCTGCTCGCCGGGGCCGCCGCGTTCCCGCTTCCGCCGCGGTACGCCTCCGTGCCGGCTATCGTCCTCCTCTTCGGCCCGCCGACGTACCTGCTCGGGTTCATCAGCCCGTACGGGGCCGAACTCACGAAGAAGGAGGGGATCGGCGCGGCCTCCGGCCACGTGTACGCCGTCGGCACCGTCGGGAGCATCGTCGGCGCGTTCGGGACGACGTACTTCCTGATCCCGTCGCTGTCGGTCGACCTGATCGCCCTCGTCTTCGGGGCCAGCCTCGTCGTGACGGCGGCGTGGCTCCTCCTCCCGTCACCGTCCCGCCGCCCCGCGGCCACCGTCGCCGTCGTGACGCTGCTGCTGGTCGCCGCCGTGCTCGCCCCCGCGGTCGGCTACTCCGTGCGCGGCGAGGTCGTCTACCAGACCCAGACGCCGTATCAGGAGCTGGAAGTGATCGACAGCGGCGACACGCGGACGCTGTACCTCGACGGCCAGCGCCACAGCGCGATGGACAAGGACGACCCGACCCGGCACGTGTTCGAGTACACGCGGTACTTCCACGTCCCCATGCTCGTCGCCGACGACGTGGACCGGGTGCTCTTTATCGGCGGCGGGGGCTTCTCCGGCCCGAAGCGGTTCGCCGCGGAGTACAACGCGACCGTCGACGTGGTCGAGATAGACCCCGAGGTGATCGACGTGGCCAAGGAGTACTTCCGCGTCGAGGAGGGCGACGGGCTGAACATCTACAACGCCGGCGGCCGCCAGTACCTGCAGGACACCGAGAAGACGTACGACCTCATCGTCCTCGACGCGTACAAGCGCGACAAGGTGCCGTTCCAGCTCACCACCGTCGAGTTCATGCAACTCGCCAACGACCGCCTCGACGAGGACGGCGTCCTGCTGGCAAACGTCATCTCGGCGCGAAGCGGCCCGGCCTCCAAGTTCTACCGCGCGCAGTACAAGACGATGAACGAGGCGTTCCCGCAGGTGTACGCCTTCCCGACCGCGGGGGCGGCTTCGGTCCAGAACATCGAGCTGATGGCGACGAAAGGCGACGAGCAGGTCACCGAGGCGTTCCTCCGGGAGCGCAACCGGCAGCGCGACGTGGGGCTAAACCTGAGCGACGAGATAGACAACTTCCAGCGCACGACCGACACCGACGGCGTCCCGGTCCTGCGCGACGACCGCGCGCCGGTCGACAGCCTGCTCGAACCGATGGCCGGCCAGCGCTACGTCGTCGAGCAGACGGGCGACGGCGGCAACGAGTCCGCGGCGGCGTCGCCGTCGGTGCTCCGGGCGGATGCGGCGCGAAGTCCGGCGTTCCCGGGATAG
- a CDS encoding MATE family efflux transporter encodes MRRVPNPVRLVVLWIGLALARAGLISADRVRRTTDLAWPRILTGIARMSKNAVDVAMVGVAVGPLAIAGVGFASPYWGVAFSLGGGFAGGTIALVSQRYGADAHGELGQAIRTSAALVLAVTVPVAAAFSLFPAELVGVMTDDPRTIELGADYLRVLALGVPFAGLNLVGSRIYIGMDDAYTPMLVRAGGAVANVAVNAVLIFGLGMGVVGAALGTVVANVLVTATFAAGLAAGRLPLTGDLGVRVRVLGRYVDRGVLRDLFDIGLPVVGRNLVWTVAKFPMLAIVGLFGPTVVAGYVIARRIWGIMNTPGWGFGLAASSLVGQELGGADEVAAEAYARDVIRFAVATYAVAAVAIGLFARPIVVSFVGDAGDPSVPVAVAFVYVACVASIPQAVKGAAAGPLDASGDTRWPFYSQAIGMFLVALPLAYLGATTALGIAGLYLAFVAETAVPAAINYRRFATGKWKSISREFRPDAAPADD; translated from the coding sequence GTGCGACGCGTTCCGAACCCCGTCCGACTTGTCGTCCTCTGGATCGGCCTCGCGCTGGCCCGTGCGGGCCTGATCTCCGCCGACCGGGTCCGCCGGACGACGGACCTGGCGTGGCCGCGGATCCTCACCGGGATCGCCCGGATGTCGAAGAACGCCGTCGACGTGGCGATGGTGGGGGTGGCTGTCGGGCCGCTCGCCATCGCCGGCGTCGGCTTCGCGTCGCCGTACTGGGGCGTCGCCTTCTCGCTGGGCGGCGGCTTCGCCGGCGGCACCATCGCGCTGGTCTCCCAGCGCTACGGGGCCGACGCCCACGGCGAACTCGGGCAGGCGATCCGCACGAGCGCCGCGCTCGTCCTCGCGGTGACCGTGCCGGTCGCCGCCGCCTTCTCCCTGTTCCCGGCCGAGCTCGTCGGCGTGATGACCGACGATCCCCGGACGATCGAACTCGGCGCGGACTACCTCCGGGTGCTCGCGCTCGGCGTCCCCTTCGCCGGGCTCAACCTCGTCGGCAGCCGGATCTACATCGGCATGGACGACGCGTACACGCCCATGCTCGTCCGGGCCGGCGGCGCGGTCGCCAACGTCGCCGTCAACGCCGTCCTGATCTTCGGGCTGGGGATGGGCGTCGTCGGCGCGGCGCTGGGCACGGTCGTCGCGAACGTCCTCGTCACCGCGACGTTCGCCGCGGGCCTCGCGGCGGGGCGGCTCCCGCTGACCGGCGACCTGGGCGTCCGGGTGCGCGTCCTCGGGCGCTACGTCGACCGGGGCGTCCTGCGGGACCTCTTCGACATCGGCCTCCCCGTCGTCGGCCGGAACCTCGTGTGGACGGTCGCGAAGTTCCCGATGCTGGCCATCGTCGGCCTGTTCGGGCCGACGGTGGTCGCGGGCTACGTCATCGCCCGCCGGATCTGGGGGATCATGAACACGCCGGGCTGGGGCTTCGGGCTCGCAGCGTCCAGCCTCGTCGGGCAGGAACTCGGCGGCGCGGACGAGGTCGCCGCGGAGGCGTACGCCCGCGACGTGATCCGGTTTGCCGTGGCGACGTACGCCGTCGCGGCGGTCGCCATCGGCCTGTTCGCCCGGCCCATCGTCGTCTCGTTCGTCGGCGACGCCGGTGACCCGTCCGTGCCGGTCGCGGTCGCGTTCGTGTACGTCGCCTGCGTCGCCTCGATCCCGCAGGCGGTCAAAGGGGCGGCCGCCGGCCCGCTGGACGCCAGCGGCGACACGCGCTGGCCGTTCTACAGCCAGGCGATCGGGATGTTCCTGGTCGCGCTCCCGCTCGCCTACCTCGGCGCGACGACGGCGCTGGGGATCGCCGGCCTCTACCTCGCCTTTGTCGCCGAGACGGCCGTCCCGGCGGCGATCAACTACCGCCGCTTCGCCACCGGGAAGTGGAAGTCGATCAGCCGGGAGTTCCGGCCGGACGCCGCGCCCGCGGACGACTGA
- a CDS encoding methyl-accepting chemotaxis protein gives MTDTNPDTDTDDSADRTVPLSTRVTNLLVPSFIQRRYALKFFVSILIVVFVISMVGSYGFLQAQGAVEASTETDLKGTSELQADSLNEWVDKMQLQTRTVSAGEPLQQGDQPAQYLITRRDRMSDDVLAVHLVDSEAGVVAASTEFPIEGFETETLAARNVPWADADVPSGPGENDRVWMSDRSYRSPVLNDRPVMAFASSVPGQEDQYVVVLARVQDHLDQIQTDDPAYDTKIINGNGETVLQIDESVNTSLHGDAVAETRSSGETGFQQSADEVHAYAEVNATNWVAIRTVDKDTAFAVQQQVSQNVLLIIASALLTLGLVGVVLGRQTISPLTALRERSERMEQGDLDVDLHTHRKDEIGRLYQSFDSMRDALREQIRESERARQEAEEARERTAQMNRHLEAKADEYATVMQQCAAGDLTARMSPESQNDAMADIAAEFNAMIDTIEGTLDEVKRFASVVAASSEEVTVSSEEVRAASEQVSESIQEISDGAEEQNEQLQTVSAEMDELSTTIEEIAASSNEVADIAERTARTGKEGREAATEAIEGLDTIEAESEEAVDEIEALEEEMDQIGEVIEFITELAKETNMLALNANIEASRSSAGDESEGFSVVAGEVKDLAEETQDAAQEIEERLNSIREQTERTAEEVQRTSDHIGDHRGSVERAIEALEEIAEFAEETNTGVQEISDASRQQAQSTQQVVAMVDDAATISEETTAEAENVAAAAEEQTSALTEVSQSASDLAGQASRLSEVLDQFDTDTESVSSDDGLSSMDGSDGDDGNEWGDEWTSTADDAGDVGSPAED, from the coding sequence ATGACTGACACCAATCCAGACACCGATACCGACGACAGCGCAGACCGAACGGTGCCGCTCTCGACGCGGGTTACCAACCTGCTCGTGCCGTCGTTCATCCAGCGACGGTACGCCCTGAAGTTCTTCGTCTCCATCCTGATCGTCGTTTTCGTCATCTCGATGGTCGGCAGTTACGGCTTCCTGCAGGCACAGGGCGCAGTCGAGGCCAGCACCGAGACCGACCTGAAGGGGACGAGCGAACTCCAGGCCGACTCGCTCAACGAGTGGGTCGACAAGATGCAGCTTCAGACCCGGACCGTCTCGGCCGGCGAACCCCTCCAGCAGGGTGACCAGCCGGCACAGTACCTCATCACGAGACGCGACCGCATGTCCGACGACGTGCTCGCGGTCCACCTCGTCGACTCCGAGGCGGGCGTCGTCGCGGCGAGCACCGAGTTCCCGATCGAAGGGTTCGAGACCGAGACGCTCGCCGCCCGGAACGTGCCGTGGGCCGACGCCGACGTGCCCTCCGGGCCGGGCGAGAACGACCGCGTCTGGATGAGCGACCGCTCGTACCGCTCGCCCGTGCTCAACGACCGGCCGGTGATGGCGTTCGCCAGCTCCGTCCCGGGACAGGAGGACCAGTACGTCGTCGTCCTCGCCCGCGTGCAGGACCACCTGGACCAGATCCAGACCGACGACCCCGCCTACGACACGAAGATCATCAACGGCAACGGCGAGACGGTGCTCCAGATAGACGAGTCCGTCAACACGAGCCTCCACGGCGACGCCGTCGCCGAGACGCGCTCGTCCGGGGAGACCGGCTTCCAGCAGTCCGCCGACGAGGTCCACGCCTACGCCGAGGTCAACGCGACCAACTGGGTCGCCATCCGAACCGTCGACAAGGACACGGCATTCGCCGTCCAGCAGCAGGTCAGCCAGAACGTCCTGCTCATCATCGCCTCGGCGCTGCTGACGCTCGGTCTCGTCGGCGTCGTGCTCGGCCGGCAGACGATCAGCCCGCTCACCGCGCTCCGGGAGCGGTCCGAACGCATGGAGCAGGGCGACTTAGACGTGGACCTGCACACCCACCGGAAAGACGAGATCGGCCGGCTCTACCAGTCGTTCGACAGCATGCGCGACGCGCTCCGCGAGCAGATCCGCGAGTCCGAACGCGCCCGACAGGAGGCCGAGGAGGCCCGCGAACGGACGGCGCAGATGAACCGGCACCTCGAAGCGAAGGCAGACGAGTACGCGACCGTGATGCAGCAGTGCGCCGCGGGCGACCTGACCGCGCGGATGAGCCCCGAGAGCCAGAACGACGCGATGGCCGACATCGCCGCCGAGTTCAACGCGATGATAGACACCATCGAGGGGACGCTCGACGAGGTCAAGCGGTTCGCGAGCGTCGTCGCCGCCTCCAGCGAGGAGGTGACCGTCAGCTCCGAGGAGGTCCGCGCGGCCAGCGAGCAGGTCAGCGAGTCCATCCAGGAGATCTCCGACGGCGCCGAGGAGCAGAACGAACAGCTCCAGACGGTGTCGGCGGAGATGGACGAACTCTCGACGACCATCGAGGAGATCGCCGCCTCCTCGAACGAGGTCGCCGACATCGCCGAGCGCACCGCCCGGACCGGCAAGGAGGGCCGCGAGGCCGCCACCGAGGCGATCGAGGGGCTCGACACGATCGAGGCCGAGTCCGAGGAGGCCGTCGACGAGATCGAGGCCCTCGAGGAGGAGATGGACCAGATCGGTGAGGTCATCGAGTTCATCACCGAACTGGCCAAGGAGACGAACATGCTCGCGCTGAACGCCAACATCGAGGCGTCGCGCTCGTCGGCCGGCGACGAGAGCGAGGGCTTCTCCGTGGTCGCCGGCGAGGTCAAGGACCTGGCCGAGGAGACCCAGGACGCGGCCCAGGAGATCGAGGAGCGCCTGAACAGCATCCGCGAGCAGACCGAACGCACCGCCGAGGAGGTCCAGCGGACCAGCGACCACATCGGCGACCACCGCGGCTCGGTCGAGCGCGCCATCGAGGCCCTGGAGGAGATCGCCGAGTTCGCCGAGGAGACCAACACCGGCGTGCAGGAGATCTCCGACGCCTCCCGGCAGCAGGCCCAGTCGACCCAGCAGGTCGTCGCCATGGTCGACGACGCCGCCACCATCTCCGAGGAGACGACCGCCGAGGCCGAGAACGTGGCGGCCGCCGCCGAGGAGCAGACCTCCGCGCTGACCGAGGTGTCCCAGTCCGCCAGCGACCTGGCCGGCCAGGCGTCGCGGCTCTCCGAGGTGCTCGACCAGTTCGACACCGACACGGAGTCGGTGTCGTCGGACGACGGGCTAAGCAGCATGGACGGAAGCGACGGCGACGACGGCAACGAGTGGGGCGACGAGTGGACCTCCACGGCCGACGACGCCGGCGACGTGGGGTCCCCGGCCGAGGACTGA
- a CDS encoding AI-2E family transporter yields MSRSRRYVLSGVVVALALVAAAILWDVLATVFFAVTVAAVFAPVYRWLVARGVPEWWASALTSTLAFLAALTVFTPLVAVLYRRRDQLLDLFRSLPSAVEVEFLGYSRVIPAGEVQTVLASYLGDIAVDVAAATPVLAIKFALFGFVVFGFLLGSDRAYRAVVGTVPVEYRDVVAALHERARSTLFAIYVLQAATALGTFVVALVLFLALGYSGAVTLAVVAGVLQFLPIVGPSVLLGVLVAYELLAGEVAAAAIVGIAGAVFVGYLPDVVIRSRLARRSADMPSTLYFIGFTGGLLSLGPVGIIAGPLAVALLSEGVDLLSAETGGYRQSTLAEDGGADTDGGTDPDGGTGDGSSTGDTTTESEGDVGAEPDRSDDSPGSSASVRESDTPGGAE; encoded by the coding sequence GTGTCACGCAGTCGTAGATACGTTCTCTCGGGCGTCGTCGTCGCCCTCGCCCTCGTCGCAGCGGCGATCCTGTGGGACGTGCTCGCAACGGTGTTTTTCGCGGTCACGGTCGCGGCCGTCTTCGCGCCGGTGTACCGCTGGCTCGTCGCCCGCGGCGTCCCCGAGTGGTGGGCGAGCGCGCTCACGTCGACGCTCGCATTCCTTGCCGCGTTGACCGTGTTCACGCCGCTGGTCGCCGTGCTGTACCGCCGCCGGGACCAGCTGCTGGACCTGTTCCGGAGCCTCCCGTCGGCGGTCGAGGTCGAGTTCCTCGGCTACAGCCGGGTGATCCCGGCCGGCGAGGTACAGACGGTCCTCGCGTCGTACCTCGGCGACATCGCCGTCGACGTGGCGGCCGCGACGCCGGTGCTGGCGATCAAGTTCGCGCTGTTTGGCTTCGTCGTGTTCGGCTTCCTGCTCGGTTCGGACCGGGCGTACCGCGCCGTCGTCGGGACGGTGCCCGTCGAGTACCGCGACGTGGTCGCGGCGCTCCACGAGCGCGCCCGGTCGACGCTGTTCGCCATCTACGTGCTCCAGGCGGCGACCGCCCTGGGCACGTTCGTCGTCGCGCTCGTGCTCTTTCTCGCGCTCGGCTACTCCGGCGCGGTGACGCTCGCCGTCGTCGCCGGCGTCCTCCAGTTCCTCCCCATCGTCGGCCCGAGCGTGCTGCTCGGCGTGCTGGTCGCGTACGAACTGCTCGCCGGCGAGGTCGCCGCCGCGGCGATCGTCGGCATCGCCGGGGCCGTCTTCGTCGGCTACCTGCCGGACGTGGTGATCCGGTCGCGCCTCGCCCGGCGGAGCGCCGACATGCCGAGCACGCTGTACTTCATCGGCTTCACCGGCGGCCTGCTCAGCCTCGGCCCGGTCGGGATCATCGCCGGCCCGCTCGCGGTCGCCTTGCTCTCCGAGGGGGTCGACCTGCTGTCGGCGGAGACGGGCGGCTACCGGCAGTCGACGCTGGCCGAGGACGGCGGCGCGGACACGGACGGTGGAACGGACCCGGACGGCGGCACCGGGGACGGGAGTTCTACGGGTGATACGACGACCGAATCCGAAGGGGACGTCGGGGCCGAGCCGGACCGGTCCGACGACTCGCCCGGCTCCTCGGCGTCCGTGCGCGAGAGCGACACGCCGGGCGGCGCGGAGTGA
- a CDS encoding HalOD1 output domain-containing protein codes for MSSRNTLGTDASPFDYEMEPTERFSEAVIEAVTTVSDYEPVGVAGEDSRALSPLYDFVDPDALNALLGQTPDASKGADRLRFDYGEFAVTVESTGSVRVRPR; via the coding sequence ATGTCCTCACGCAACACACTCGGGACCGACGCGTCCCCGTTCGACTACGAGATGGAGCCGACCGAGCGGTTCAGCGAAGCCGTCATCGAGGCCGTGACAACGGTGTCCGACTACGAACCGGTCGGGGTCGCAGGCGAGGATAGCCGCGCCCTCTCGCCCCTGTACGACTTCGTCGACCCCGACGCGCTCAATGCGCTGCTCGGCCAGACGCCGGACGCGAGTAAGGGTGCGGACCGCCTCCGGTTCGACTACGGGGAGTTCGCGGTGACCGTCGAGTCGACCGGGTCGGTCCGCGTCCGGCCGCGCTGA
- a CDS encoding heme NO-binding domain-containing protein, which translates to MHGIIHKSLKEYVEARLNDGSWEDLLDEAGIEPKLYLPVSHYPDEEVTGIVTVIADNTGRSERAVQRDFGAYLAPELLDTFKAHVRDEWDTLDTIAQLETVYEGIEGSNDDTTPPDVETRRDGDAVTVAYHSDRELCALAEGIIQGIAEVNGEEVAIDHPVCVHEGDGHCELTVTRA; encoded by the coding sequence ATGCACGGGATAATCCACAAGTCGCTGAAGGAGTACGTCGAAGCGCGGTTGAACGACGGTTCCTGGGAGGACCTGCTCGACGAGGCTGGGATCGAGCCGAAGCTCTATCTACCGGTTTCACACTACCCGGACGAGGAGGTGACCGGGATCGTAACCGTGATCGCCGACAACACTGGGCGCTCCGAGCGGGCGGTCCAGCGCGACTTCGGGGCGTATCTCGCCCCGGAACTGCTCGACACGTTCAAGGCCCACGTCCGGGACGAGTGGGACACGCTCGACACCATCGCCCAGCTTGAGACGGTGTACGAGGGGATCGAGGGCAGCAACGACGACACGACGCCCCCGGACGTGGAGACGCGCCGCGACGGCGACGCCGTGACGGTCGCGTACCACTCCGACCGGGAACTCTGCGCGCTGGCCGAGGGTATCATCCAGGGAATCGCCGAGGTCAACGGCGAGGAAGTGGCGATAGACCACCCCGTCTGCGTCCACGAGGGCGACGGCCACTGCGAACTGACCGTCACCCGGGCGTAG